The Comamonas sp. 26 DNA window TCCGCGAGGAGTCTGTGCTGGTCCAGCTGGAAGAAGCCATGGCGGGAGGTAAGGCCGATGTCGTGGTCTCTGACATGGCACCAAACCTTTCAGGTCATGGAGTAACAGACGGTGCACGGGTCGCCGTGCTGATCGAGATGGCCGTCGAATTTGCGATCAATAACATGAAGCCTGAAGGGACATTGGTGGTCAAACTCTTCCACGGTAGCAGCTACAACGAGCTGGTGGATTTGTTCAAGCAGACTTTCAAGCTGGTCAAACCCATCAAGCCCAAGGCCTCGCGTGACCGTTCTTCCGAGATATTCTTGGTGGGTATTGGTCTTAAACAGCCTGCCTGAGTGCTTGAGCTCACTGTGTAAACAGGTTCTAAGGGCATTTTTTCGAACGGCTTGCTTACGCAAGTCTATGAAAGTGATAGTGCAAAGCCGTGGTAAATCATTGGCTTAGCGCTGTTTCAGCGCAAGACCGCATTCTGCCTATGGCTGCAATAGGGGGAAATAGCCGTCTTTGCCGCTTGAAAGACCTAAAATGAACCTCAACTAGGTTTAGAAGCCCCCTTCTGGGCCTTTTCGTCTGAATATTCCTTTGGAGCCCCGCTTGAACAATCAGTGGTTTTCAAAAGTCGCCGTCTGGCTGGTCATTGCCATGGTGCTGTTTACGGTGTTCAAACAGTTTGACACCCGAGGCGCTGGTGGTGCATCTCATGTTGGCTACTCGGAATTCCTGGAGCAGGTTCGCAGTAACCGCATCAAGTCTGCAACCATTCAGGAAGGTGCCGGCGGCACCGAGGTTGTGGCAACCACAACCGATGATCGCAAGATCCGCACCACAGCCACTTACCTGGATCGTGGTTTGGTCGGCGACCTGATCAATAACAACGTCAAATTTGACGTGAAGCCCCGCGAGGAAGGTTCGCTGCTCATGACTTTGCTCGTGAGCTGGGGTCCCATGCTGTTGCTGATCGGTGTGTGGGTTTACTTCATGCGCCAAATGCAGG harbors:
- a CDS encoding RlmE family RNA methyltransferase; translated protein: MKTKTKSKKVNKNWLHDHINDPYVKAAQKDGYRARAAYKLKEIDESLKLIQPGHTVVDLGCAPGAWSQYVRRRLSPSGAAAGDLNGRIISLDLLPMDPIEGVHYIQGDFREESVLVQLEEAMAGGKADVVVSDMAPNLSGHGVTDGARVAVLIEMAVEFAINNMKPEGTLVVKLFHGSSYNELVDLFKQTFKLVKPIKPKASRDRSSEIFLVGIGLKQPA